A genomic segment from Sphingopyxis sp. DBS4 encodes:
- a CDS encoding cytochrome P450, whose protein sequence is MASVVDEARAVSPVDVSDIALYVEDRWREPFARLRAEMPVSWCADSPYGGYWSVATHALVQAVELDPATFSSSWENGNIVIADPPPQSNLPNFIAADPPVHTAQRRVISPAFNPSQMSEREKTVKQRTRELFDALPVGETFDWVESVSVPLTIGMLCILFDFPWEERHDLKRWSDYGGNVSPETATEEYRAEWMAQMQAMLARFDAEFAARKALPPSDDLLSRMVHSEAMGNLNPMERLANIALLIVGGNDTTRNSMSGLVEALHRFPGELDRLRADASLIPNAAQEIIRWQSPVIHMRRTCTRDVELGGQQLRKGEKVILWYISANRDESVFADADAFDVGRENARRHVAFGHGIHRCVGARLAEIQLCTLIEEIVARGIRIAPQGPAERLASPFLHGFTHMPVRIAG, encoded by the coding sequence ATGGCGTCGGTGGTGGACGAAGCGCGAGCGGTGAGCCCGGTCGATGTCAGCGACATCGCGCTCTATGTTGAGGACCGGTGGCGCGAGCCGTTCGCGCGGCTGCGCGCCGAAATGCCGGTGAGCTGGTGCGCCGACAGCCCTTATGGCGGCTATTGGTCGGTGGCGACGCACGCGCTGGTGCAGGCGGTCGAGCTCGACCCCGCGACCTTCTCCTCTTCGTGGGAGAATGGCAATATCGTCATCGCCGATCCGCCGCCGCAGTCGAACCTGCCCAATTTCATCGCCGCCGACCCGCCGGTCCACACCGCGCAGCGCCGGGTGATTTCCCCCGCCTTCAACCCGAGCCAGATGAGCGAGCGCGAAAAGACGGTGAAGCAGCGGACGCGCGAGTTGTTCGACGCGCTGCCGGTCGGCGAGACGTTCGACTGGGTCGAGAGCGTGTCGGTGCCGCTGACGATCGGGATGCTGTGCATCCTGTTCGATTTTCCGTGGGAGGAGCGTCACGACCTCAAGCGTTGGTCGGATTATGGCGGCAATGTCTCGCCCGAGACCGCGACCGAGGAATATCGCGCCGAATGGATGGCGCAGATGCAGGCGATGCTCGCGCGCTTCGACGCCGAATTCGCCGCGCGAAAGGCGCTGCCGCCGAGTGACGACCTGCTGTCGCGGATGGTGCATAGCGAGGCGATGGGGAACCTCAATCCGATGGAGCGGCTCGCGAACATCGCGCTGCTGATCGTCGGCGGCAACGACACGACGCGCAATTCGATGAGCGGGCTGGTCGAGGCGCTGCACCGATTTCCGGGCGAGCTCGACCGGCTGCGCGCCGATGCGTCGCTGATCCCCAACGCGGCGCAGGAGATCATCCGCTGGCAGTCGCCGGTCATCCATATGCGGCGCACCTGCACGCGCGACGTCGAGCTGGGCGGGCAGCAGCTCCGCAAGGGCGAGAAGGTGATCCTCTGGTATATTTCGGCGAACCGCGACGAGAGCGTGTTCGCCGACGCCGATGCCTTCGATGTCGGGCGCGAGAATGCGCGGCGGCACGTCGCCTTCGGGCACGGTATCCACCGCTGCGTCGGGGCGCGGCTGGCCGAGATCCAGCTCTGTACGCTGATCGAGGAAATCGTCGCGCGCGGCATCCGCATCGCGCCGCAGGGGCCGGCCGAGCGGCTGGCCAGCCCGTTCCTGCATGGCTTTACGCATATGCCGGTGCGGATCGCGGGGTAG
- a CDS encoding DUF4189 domain-containing protein — MTGFDMRRVMQMLAVLLAWTLWPAAAHAQYPCNGPGPGERMVGMTQGGNGVASIPLCVRDDSAAAPAPAPAPSNSYAAMAWHPDAADVWVDGNYVGSNNVGESEVLAACNAVMGGGCTAAGTWWNSSMTVIRDRQGYFYKGWAGEGGAERKQVLAECSAKQLLPCEVFATIRSSTNHRFPGAGVRKFFAASAWVVGNAADGYDGKLYVASGYRNADEAIAAAIKACADATKHKCDSNALTGNGFIQAYRMNGGDDSATVETSAKRAKAAAEANCKKQKSKGCELQALFDSRTPGLFVHDFNAAGGG, encoded by the coding sequence ATGACGGGATTCGATATGCGGCGTGTGATGCAGATGCTGGCGGTGCTGCTGGCGTGGACCTTGTGGCCGGCCGCGGCGCACGCGCAATATCCGTGCAACGGCCCCGGCCCCGGCGAGCGGATGGTCGGAATGACGCAGGGCGGCAACGGCGTCGCGTCGATCCCGCTGTGCGTGCGCGACGATTCGGCCGCGGCGCCCGCCCCCGCGCCGGCGCCGAGCAACAGCTATGCCGCGATGGCCTGGCACCCCGACGCCGCCGACGTGTGGGTCGACGGCAATTACGTCGGATCGAATAATGTCGGCGAGAGCGAGGTGCTGGCGGCGTGCAACGCGGTGATGGGCGGCGGCTGCACCGCGGCGGGAACGTGGTGGAATTCGTCGATGACGGTGATTCGCGACAGGCAGGGCTATTTCTACAAGGGCTGGGCCGGCGAGGGCGGGGCCGAGCGCAAGCAGGTGCTCGCCGAATGCTCGGCCAAGCAATTGCTGCCGTGCGAGGTTTTCGCGACGATCCGGTCGAGCACCAACCACCGCTTTCCCGGCGCCGGGGTCCGCAAATTTTTCGCGGCGTCGGCGTGGGTCGTCGGTAACGCGGCCGACGGTTATGACGGCAAGCTCTATGTCGCGAGCGGCTACCGCAATGCCGACGAGGCGATCGCGGCGGCGATCAAGGCGTGCGCCGACGCGACGAAGCACAAATGCGATTCGAATGCGCTGACCGGCAACGGCTTCATCCAAGCCTATCGCATGAACGGCGGCGACGACAGCGCGACGGTCGAAACCTCGGCCAAGCGCGCGAAGGCGGCGGCGGAAGCGAACTGCAAGAAGCAGAAGAGCAAGGGCTGCGAATTGCAGGCGCTGTTCGACAGCCGCACGCCGGGGCTGTTCGTGCATGATTTCAATGCCGCCGGCGGGGGCTGA
- the thiC gene encoding phosphomethylpyrimidine synthase ThiC, whose protein sequence is MADIDSRIEAKLGAIGVTTGPIRGSRKVHVASPTGSGIRVAMREIDLDPHSGEPSVRVYDTSGPYTDPNASIDIAEGLPELRAAWIRARGDVEEVTQREVRPEDNGQLGPDRSGGVPAFPNVRKTVLRAKPGANVSQMHYARRGIITPEMEYVATRENLGRERLAEYVRDGQDWGASIPDYVTPEFVREEVARGRAIIPNNINHPESEPMAIGRNFLVKINANIGNSAVASDVASEVDKMVWSIRWGADTVMDLSTGRNIHDTREWIIRNSPVPIGTVPIYQALEKVGGIAEELSWEIFRDTLIEQAEQGVDYFTIHAGVRLPYVPLAAKRVTGIVSRGGSIMAKWCLAHHKESFLYERFDEITEIMKAYDIAYSLGDGLRPGSIADANDEAQFAELYTLGELTKRAWDQDVQVMIEGPGHVPMHKIKENMDKQLEACGEAPFYTLGPLTTDIAPGYDHITSGIGAAMIGWYGTAMLCYVTPKEHLGLPDRDDVKVGVVTYKLAAHAADLAKGHPAAKVRDDALSKARFEFRWRDQFNLSLDPDTAEQYHDQTLPAEGAKSAHFCSMCGPKFCSMKISQEVRDFAKLQNQDSAAFIAAEEAEKGMAQMSEVYEETGRELYMGAGGREHD, encoded by the coding sequence ATGGCCGACATCGATTCCCGCATTGAAGCGAAACTCGGCGCGATCGGCGTCACCACCGGGCCGATTCGCGGCAGCCGCAAGGTCCATGTCGCGAGCCCCACCGGCAGCGGCATTCGCGTCGCGATGCGCGAGATCGACCTCGACCCGCACTCGGGCGAGCCCAGCGTCCGCGTCTACGACACCAGCGGCCCCTACACCGACCCCAATGCCAGCATCGACATCGCCGAGGGCCTCCCCGAACTCCGCGCCGCATGGATCCGCGCCCGCGGCGACGTCGAGGAGGTCACCCAGCGCGAGGTCCGCCCCGAGGATAACGGCCAGCTCGGCCCCGACCGCTCGGGCGGCGTCCCCGCCTTCCCCAACGTCCGCAAGACGGTGCTGCGCGCCAAGCCCGGCGCCAACGTCAGCCAGATGCACTACGCCCGCCGCGGCATCATCACCCCCGAGATGGAATATGTCGCGACCCGCGAAAATCTCGGCCGCGAACGCCTCGCCGAATATGTCCGCGACGGGCAGGACTGGGGCGCGAGCATCCCCGACTACGTCACTCCTGAGTTTGTCCGCGAAGAGGTCGCGCGCGGCCGCGCGATCATTCCGAACAACATCAACCACCCCGAAAGCGAGCCGATGGCGATCGGCCGCAATTTCCTCGTCAAGATCAACGCCAATATCGGCAACAGCGCGGTCGCGTCCGACGTGGCGAGCGAGGTCGACAAGATGGTCTGGTCGATCCGCTGGGGCGCCGACACCGTCATGGACCTGTCGACCGGCCGCAACATCCACGACACGCGCGAATGGATCATCCGCAACAGCCCCGTGCCGATCGGCACCGTCCCCATCTATCAGGCGCTCGAAAAAGTCGGCGGCATCGCCGAGGAGCTCTCGTGGGAGATCTTCCGCGACACGCTGATCGAGCAGGCCGAGCAAGGCGTCGACTATTTCACCATCCACGCGGGCGTCCGCCTGCCCTACGTCCCGCTCGCCGCGAAGCGCGTCACCGGCATCGTCAGCCGCGGCGGCAGCATCATGGCGAAATGGTGCCTCGCGCATCACAAGGAAAGCTTCCTCTACGAGCGCTTCGACGAGATCACCGAGATCATGAAGGCCTATGACATCGCCTACAGCCTCGGCGACGGCCTCCGCCCCGGCAGCATCGCCGACGCGAACGACGAGGCCCAGTTCGCCGAGCTCTACACGCTCGGCGAGCTCACCAAGCGCGCGTGGGACCAGGATGTGCAGGTGATGATCGAGGGCCCGGGCCACGTCCCGATGCACAAGATCAAGGAGAATATGGACAAGCAGCTCGAAGCCTGTGGCGAGGCGCCCTTCTACACCTTGGGGCCGCTCACGACCGACATCGCGCCGGGTTACGACCATATCACCAGCGGCATCGGCGCCGCGATGATCGGCTGGTACGGCACCGCGATGCTCTGCTACGTCACGCCCAAGGAGCATCTCGGCCTCCCCGACCGCGACGATGTGAAGGTCGGCGTCGTCACCTACAAGCTCGCCGCCCACGCCGCCGACCTCGCCAAAGGCCACCCCGCGGCGAAAGTCCGCGACGACGCGCTATCGAAAGCCCGCTTCGAATTCCGCTGGCGCGACCAGTTCAACCTGTCGCTCGACCCCGACACCGCCGAGCAATACCACGACCAGACGCTCCCGGCCGAAGGCGCCAAGTCGGCGCATTTCTGCAGCATGTGCGGCCCCAAATTCTGCTCGATGAAGATCAGCCAGGAAGTCCGCGACTTCGCGAAGCTGCAAAATCAGGACAGCGCCGCCTTCATCGCCGCCGAAGAAGCCGAAAAGGGCATGGCGCAGATGAGCGAGGTTTATGAGGAAACCGGGCGCGAGCTGTATATGGGGGCTGGTGGGCGCGAGCATGATTGA
- a CDS encoding AIPR family protein, whose translation MNPVNQAQMKEFAEAYDLEEKSESDQFELYTIYSIINGGSGENIDPFDAHLTGTEFGLDGVAIIVQGNLVTDADEASTAIADTKNPQIDFYFFQSKTSASFDYGEMSKFFDSVKGFFSGHLIGESPQLDDLIEAKNYLYTNGVKRRNPGIYCYFASTGSYEKQQRIERLVENTKNELTELSIFDEDSLELNIYGASQLQRLYRAASTSTEVTLDFKESVVLPRHESVGEGYIGYIPASELLKVVSIYNENGNITDINKSVFFDNIRDYNPNSKINKEITSSLEKGEHDNFVYRNNGITVVARSINRIGNNFTIEDFQIVNGCQTSNVIYHNRDNVEDVFVPFRLIGTKDEDFIFSIISGTNKQNPVRDEQFWSLLPFMKNLEEFSRGAPASKKIFLERRENQYRSEAVERARIVQMQPFLKAITAGLLGAPHRAARNYKAEIGDNVDDIFEERQDVRPSYAIAFLHYRLEFMWRNQKINAATKIYRFYIIDAAVRQVLGRRAFIGLSNKEKIKFSEDLIKLSADEVRLSKVVSSTEKTLETHLKSLGAAAAREKLRDTIRSETFFLAVRDRYIPTTGTLK comes from the coding sequence ATGAATCCTGTCAATCAAGCACAGATGAAGGAGTTCGCTGAGGCCTATGATTTAGAGGAAAAGTCCGAAAGCGATCAGTTTGAACTCTATACGATCTATTCAATTATAAATGGAGGGTCTGGTGAAAATATTGACCCTTTCGATGCTCATTTAACAGGTACCGAATTTGGCTTGGATGGCGTTGCTATAATTGTGCAAGGAAATCTTGTCACGGATGCTGATGAGGCTTCTACGGCAATAGCAGACACAAAGAATCCCCAGATAGACTTCTACTTTTTTCAGTCAAAGACCTCTGCAAGCTTTGATTACGGTGAGATGTCTAAATTCTTTGATAGTGTTAAAGGATTTTTCTCGGGACATTTGATTGGAGAATCCCCGCAGCTAGATGACTTAATCGAAGCTAAAAATTACCTTTACACTAATGGTGTCAAGAGACGAAATCCTGGAATTTACTGCTATTTCGCATCAACCGGAAGTTATGAAAAGCAGCAAAGAATTGAACGCCTTGTCGAAAACACAAAGAATGAATTAACGGAGCTAAGCATTTTTGATGAAGATAGCCTTGAATTAAATATTTATGGAGCAAGCCAATTGCAGCGCCTGTATCGCGCTGCATCTACTTCTACTGAAGTCACGCTGGACTTCAAAGAAAGCGTTGTCCTCCCTCGGCACGAGAGTGTGGGGGAAGGCTACATTGGCTATATCCCCGCATCCGAACTGCTTAAGGTTGTTTCAATATATAATGAAAATGGCAATATAACGGATATCAATAAATCAGTATTTTTTGACAATATTAGAGACTACAATCCAAATTCCAAAATAAACAAGGAAATAACCTCTAGCCTTGAAAAAGGTGAACACGATAACTTTGTTTATAGGAATAACGGCATAACGGTAGTTGCTCGATCTATAAACAGAATCGGGAACAATTTTACTATAGAGGATTTCCAAATAGTTAATGGCTGCCAAACCAGCAATGTTATTTACCATAACCGAGACAATGTGGAAGACGTATTTGTACCATTTAGGTTAATTGGGACAAAAGACGAAGATTTCATATTTTCGATTATTTCTGGTACTAATAAACAGAATCCAGTTCGAGATGAGCAGTTTTGGTCATTGCTGCCATTTATGAAAAATCTTGAAGAGTTTTCAAGAGGTGCGCCTGCATCTAAAAAGATTTTTCTTGAAAGACGAGAGAATCAGTATCGCTCTGAGGCCGTAGAGCGCGCGCGAATTGTTCAGATGCAGCCATTCCTTAAGGCCATAACGGCAGGTTTATTAGGCGCTCCGCATCGCGCAGCGCGTAACTACAAAGCCGAAATTGGGGACAACGTAGACGACATATTTGAAGAACGGCAAGATGTTCGGCCTAGCTATGCGATTGCATTCTTGCATTATCGCTTGGAGTTTATGTGGAGAAATCAAAAAATTAATGCTGCAACTAAAATTTATCGTTTTTACATTATAGATGCGGCGGTCAGGCAAGTCCTGGGCCGGCGTGCTTTCATTGGCCTATCGAATAAAGAGAAAATTAAATTTTCTGAAGATTTGATTAAGTTAAGTGCCGATGAAGTTCGCCTTAGTAAAGTAGTTTCGAGCACCGAGAAAACCCTAGAAACGCATCTTAAGAGTTTAGGTGCAGCAGCTGCCCGAGAAAAACTTCGTGATACTATCCGGTCTGAGACTTTTTTCTTAGCTGTCCGAGATCGTTATATACCAACGACAGGCACACTGAAATAA
- a CDS encoding glycine zipper 2TM domain-containing protein, protein MNRWIILPLAAATALTGACASTGSYGYDDGGYGYYDRGYHDRYGNYDYNRPDPRYGGYYAENYYRSDRRYKERRLSNSDRVYRGRNGQYYCRRSDGTTGLIVGGIAGGVIGNVIAPGDSETLGTVLGAIGGAVAGRAIDRSGNKDVRCR, encoded by the coding sequence ATGAACAGATGGATAATCCTGCCCCTCGCCGCCGCGACCGCCCTGACCGGGGCCTGCGCCTCGACCGGCAGCTATGGCTATGACGACGGCGGCTACGGCTATTACGACCGCGGCTATCACGACCGCTATGGCAATTACGACTATAACCGCCCCGACCCGCGCTACGGCGGCTATTATGCCGAAAATTATTACCGGAGCGACCGCCGCTACAAGGAACGTCGCCTGTCGAACAGCGACCGCGTCTATCGCGGCCGCAACGGCCAATATTATTGCCGCCGCAGCGACGGCACGACCGGGCTGATCGTCGGCGGCATCGCCGGCGGCGTGATCGGCAACGTCATCGCGCCAGGCGACAGCGAGACGCTGGGTACCGTGCTCGGCGCGATCGGCGGCGCCGTCGCCGGCCGCGCGATCGACCGCAGCGGCAACAAGGACGTCCGCTGCCGTTAG
- a CDS encoding arylamine N-acetyltransferase: MLHRFDASASDGDFPDRAPAGDDLLARYLARIGYAGPVAPTLGTLAALQAAHQAAIPFEAMDALTGEGVDIDPRAIEAKLIDRRRGGYCFEQNGLFLRVLQAIGFAAEGLLGRVRWMLPDDAPPTGRTHMVVRVTVGGRAWLVDVGFGATVPPQPLALDEAMPQPTRHESYRVRPIDTGYRVEAEIAGAWKTLYDIESAPAPAIDYEIGNWYTSQHPSSHFRHQLVAARTTAEARHGLRDNRLTIRRTGGAIEQRYLSADEIEAALADVFLLNPEPGWRRAIERAATAEIQA; this comes from the coding sequence ATGTTGCACCGCTTCGATGCCTCCGCTTCGGATGGTGATTTCCCCGACCGGGCGCCGGCGGGCGACGACCTCCTCGCCCGCTATCTGGCGCGGATCGGATATGCCGGCCCGGTCGCGCCGACGCTCGGCACGCTCGCCGCGTTGCAGGCGGCGCATCAGGCGGCGATCCCGTTCGAGGCGATGGATGCGCTGACCGGCGAGGGCGTCGACATCGACCCACGGGCGATCGAGGCGAAGCTGATCGATCGGCGCCGCGGCGGCTATTGCTTCGAGCAGAACGGGCTGTTCCTGCGCGTGCTGCAGGCGATCGGCTTTGCGGCCGAGGGGCTGCTCGGCCGGGTGCGCTGGATGCTGCCCGACGACGCGCCGCCGACCGGGCGCACGCATATGGTGGTGCGCGTGACGGTGGGCGGCCGGGCGTGGCTGGTCGACGTCGGCTTCGGCGCGACGGTGCCGCCGCAGCCGCTGGCGCTGGATGAGGCGATGCCGCAGCCGACGCGGCACGAAAGCTATCGCGTCCGACCGATCGATACCGGATACCGGGTCGAGGCCGAAATCGCGGGGGCGTGGAAGACGCTCTATGATATCGAGTCCGCGCCGGCCCCCGCGATCGATTATGAGATCGGCAACTGGTATACGTCGCAGCATCCGTCCTCGCATTTCCGGCACCAGCTCGTCGCCGCGCGGACGACCGCCGAGGCGCGGCATGGCCTGCGCGACAACCGGCTGACGATCCGCCGCACGGGCGGTGCCATCGAGCAGCGTTATCTGTCCGCCGACGAGATCGAGGCTGCGCTCGCCGACGTCTTCCTGTTGAACCCCGAACCCGGCTGGCGCCGCGCGATCGAGCGCGCGGCAACCGCCGAAATTCAGGCCTAA
- a CDS encoding TauD/TfdA family dioxygenase, with amino-acid sequence MNVAASPQSFARLKVAPLTPSIGAEISGIDLSQEQDDAVIAEIRAALLVHKVVFFRDQPITPAQHIAFACRFGTLEIHPATPKDQPDPEVLHIAHGPESKGKENAWHSDVTWRAEPSLGSILRAVEVPPVGGDTLFADMAAAFRGLSPAMQDFCRGLTAVHDIARVFAGRLGKPVEELHKQYPPQVHPLVRTHPETGEQALYVNIAFTSHVEGLSAKESDRLLAHLYAQAAIPEYQCRFRWEPGSIAFWDNRAAQHYAASDYFPAVRRMERVTIAGDRPFYRDER; translated from the coding sequence ATGAACGTCGCCGCATCGCCGCAGAGCTTCGCGCGCTTGAAGGTCGCGCCGCTGACCCCGTCGATCGGGGCCGAGATTTCGGGCATCGACCTGTCGCAGGAACAGGATGACGCGGTCATCGCCGAAATCCGCGCCGCGCTGCTCGTGCACAAGGTCGTCTTTTTTCGCGACCAGCCGATCACTCCGGCGCAGCATATCGCCTTTGCCTGCCGCTTCGGCACGCTCGAAATCCATCCCGCGACGCCCAAGGATCAGCCCGATCCCGAGGTGCTGCACATCGCGCACGGCCCCGAGTCGAAGGGCAAGGAAAATGCCTGGCATTCGGACGTCACCTGGCGCGCCGAGCCGTCGCTGGGGTCGATCCTCCGCGCGGTCGAGGTGCCGCCGGTCGGCGGCGACACGCTGTTCGCCGATATGGCCGCGGCGTTTCGCGGCCTGTCGCCGGCGATGCAGGACTTCTGCCGCGGCCTGACCGCGGTCCACGACATCGCACGCGTTTTCGCCGGGCGGCTCGGCAAGCCGGTCGAGGAATTGCACAAGCAATATCCGCCGCAGGTCCATCCGCTGGTGCGCACCCATCCCGAAACCGGCGAACAGGCGCTCTATGTCAACATCGCCTTCACCAGCCATGTCGAAGGGCTGTCGGCGAAGGAGAGCGACCGGCTGCTCGCGCATCTTTATGCGCAGGCGGCGATTCCCGAATATCAGTGCCGCTTCCGCTGGGAGCCGGGTTCGATCGCCTTCTGGGACAATCGCGCCGCGCAGCATTATGCCGCGTCGGACTATTTCCCGGCGGTACGGCGGATGGAGCGGGTGACGATCGCGGGCGACCGGCCCTTTTACAGGGACGAGCGCTGA
- a CDS encoding DUF1801 domain-containing protein, which translates to MADEEASALIDAKIASLGDWRGAALATLRALIREADPAIEEAVKWRKPTNPAGVPTWERAGVICTGEIYKDKVKLTFARGAAVADPAGLFNAGLDGNVRRAIDLFEGDRVDVEAFTALVRGAVAVNLAKPARSRT; encoded by the coding sequence ATGGCGGACGAAGAGGCTTCGGCGCTGATCGATGCGAAGATCGCTTCGCTCGGTGACTGGCGCGGCGCGGCGCTGGCGACGCTGCGCGCGCTGATCCGCGAAGCCGATCCGGCGATCGAGGAAGCGGTCAAATGGCGCAAGCCGACCAATCCCGCGGGCGTGCCGACCTGGGAGCGCGCGGGGGTGATCTGCACCGGCGAAATATACAAGGACAAGGTCAAGCTGACCTTTGCCAGGGGCGCGGCGGTCGCCGATCCGGCGGGGCTGTTCAACGCCGGCCTTGACGGCAATGTCCGGCGCGCGATCGACCTGTTCGAGGGCGACCGCGTCGATGTCGAAGCCTTCACGGCGCTGGTGCGCGGCGCGGTCGCGGTGAACCTCGCGAAACCCGCGCGATCAAGGACATAG
- a CDS encoding DUF1801 domain-containing protein, producing the protein MAKPEKPVLLSGGNPQIAKGEGDAPVQAYIAAMPGWKSAAWARLDALIAREVPGVRKAVKWNSPLYGAPDALPNHWFLSIHCYDRYIKVAFFDGRRLDPVPPVASKSGDTRYFHVHEADAVDESAFADWVRQASVLPGEKM; encoded by the coding sequence ATGGCGAAGCCCGAAAAGCCCGTCCTGCTGTCGGGCGGTAATCCGCAGATCGCGAAGGGCGAAGGCGATGCGCCGGTGCAGGCCTATATCGCCGCGATGCCGGGGTGGAAATCGGCCGCCTGGGCGCGGCTCGACGCGCTGATCGCGCGCGAGGTGCCCGGCGTGCGCAAGGCGGTGAAGTGGAATTCGCCGCTTTATGGCGCGCCCGATGCGCTGCCGAACCACTGGTTCCTCAGCATCCATTGCTATGACCGCTATATCAAGGTCGCCTTTTTCGACGGCCGGCGGCTCGACCCGGTGCCGCCCGTCGCGTCGAAGAGCGGCGACACGCGCTATTTTCATGTCCATGAGGCCGATGCGGTCGACGAGAGCGCCTTTGCCGACTGGGTGCGGCAAGCGAGCGTGCTGCCCGGTGAGAAGATGTAA
- a CDS encoding DUF6445 family protein — protein sequence MMPRPGRSFQCQRAARWRRIALPVSAGGTMTPNFIMVDDFVANPHELRRQALGLGYDRGTASGNYPGVTSDRALPIKGIDDYVSRLTGLKLAGAPGTLHGRCRLTLKGDRGRSGVHIDPTAWSGILYLTPPDHCRGGTDFYRHRRTGLDRVPTTAEGIRAAGYADINRLIEEVVNRDTMKPSAWEKSFTAPMRFNRLILFSPWMFHNSAPGFGTGTDDGRLVYLMFFAAMP from the coding sequence ATGATGCCACGCCCCGGCCGGTCCTTCCAGTGCCAACGCGCCGCCCGCTGGCGCCGCATCGCGCTTCCTGTTAGCGCGGGCGGCACGATGACCCCGAACTTCATCATGGTCGACGATTTCGTTGCCAATCCGCACGAACTCCGGCGTCAGGCGCTCGGCCTCGGCTATGACCGCGGCACGGCATCGGGCAATTATCCCGGCGTCACGTCGGATCGGGCGCTGCCGATCAAAGGGATCGACGATTATGTCTCGCGCCTTACCGGATTGAAGCTCGCCGGCGCGCCGGGAACGCTCCATGGTCGTTGCCGACTGACGCTGAAGGGTGATCGCGGGCGGAGCGGCGTGCATATCGATCCCACCGCCTGGTCGGGCATCCTCTATCTCACGCCGCCCGATCATTGCCGCGGCGGCACCGATTTCTATCGCCATCGTCGCACCGGGCTCGATCGCGTGCCGACGACCGCCGAGGGGATCCGCGCCGCGGGCTACGCCGACATCAACCGGCTGATCGAAGAGGTCGTCAATCGCGACACGATGAAGCCCTCGGCGTGGGAAAAGAGTTTCACCGCGCCGATGCGCTTCAATCGGCTGATCCTGTTCAGTCCGTGGATGTTCCACAATTCGGCGCCGGGTTTCGGCACCGGCACCGACGATGGGCGCCTCGTCTATCTGATGTTCTTCGCCGCCATGCCATGA
- a CDS encoding 2'-5' RNA ligase family protein has product MAPMFRYFLGFQVAAERAGWLARQLPQVSGDLFAGLKPQLYHLTLCTIAETPAPHPFLRQRVARAFEAGLPSAAPVPFGRIVARNRGAALVTMGSVGEIRRLYEAIVALLAPHDIAPLHRKAGLRPHVTLGYGACDFPTVPIAWTWIPRELALIESHVGHRRHRVLQSWTLAPPMQAMFDFMADELPPPLRYAA; this is encoded by the coding sequence ATGGCACCGATGTTCCGCTATTTCCTGGGCTTCCAGGTCGCCGCCGAGCGTGCGGGATGGCTGGCGCGCCAATTGCCGCAGGTTTCGGGCGACCTGTTCGCGGGTCTGAAACCGCAGCTTTACCATCTGACGCTCTGCACGATCGCCGAGACGCCCGCACCGCATCCCTTCCTGCGTCAGCGCGTGGCGAGGGCGTTCGAGGCGGGCCTGCCTTCGGCGGCGCCCGTTCCCTTTGGCCGGATCGTCGCGCGGAACAGGGGCGCCGCGCTCGTCACCATGGGCAGCGTCGGCGAGATCCGTCGGCTTTACGAAGCGATCGTCGCGCTGCTGGCGCCGCACGATATCGCGCCCCTGCATCGCAAGGCGGGGCTCCGCCCGCATGTCACGCTCGGCTATGGCGCCTGCGATTTTCCCACCGTGCCGATTGCATGGACCTGGATTCCGCGCGAGCTGGCGCTGATCGAAAGCCATGTCGGCCATCGTCGCCACCGCGTGCTGCAAAGCTGGACGCTCGCACCGCCAATGCAGGCGATGTTCGACTTCATGGCCGATGAACTGCCCCCGCCGCTGCGCTACGCTGCCTAG
- a CDS encoding OsmC family protein: MTVNRASARYEGFGKDGKGAITTKSGVLSAQPYGFGTRFEGQPGTNPEELIAAAHAACFTMALSFGLARAGYSGDTLETSAAVTLEQQDGGFTITKSALTLTGKVPGISADEFAVIAGEAEKNCPVSKLLNCEITLEHSLES, encoded by the coding sequence ATGACCGTCAATCGCGCATCCGCCCGCTACGAAGGATTTGGCAAGGACGGCAAGGGGGCGATCACCACCAAGTCGGGGGTGCTCAGCGCGCAGCCCTATGGCTTCGGTACCCGTTTCGAGGGGCAGCCGGGGACCAATCCCGAGGAGTTGATTGCGGCAGCGCACGCGGCCTGTTTCACCATGGCGCTCTCCTTTGGCCTCGCGCGCGCGGGCTATTCGGGGGATACGCTCGAAACCAGCGCGGCGGTGACGCTCGAGCAGCAGGACGGCGGTTTCACGATCACCAAGTCGGCGCTGACGTTGACCGGCAAGGTGCCGGGAATTTCGGCCGACGAGTTCGCGGTGATCGCCGGTGAGGCCGAAAAAAATTGCCCGGTGTCGAAGCTGCTCAATTGCGAAATCACGCTCGAGCATAGCCTCGAAAGCTAG